One genomic segment of Penaeus chinensis breed Huanghai No. 1 chromosome 24, ASM1920278v2, whole genome shotgun sequence includes these proteins:
- the LOC125037731 gene encoding rho GTPase-activating protein 21-like — MLAWLSTLQNNCAIQEGEACSKTPMNNNNVSPQTSNKAMRKLTSSLRTRSPTGQSPSTKTRKPSSVESNSSPKSKTWRGNLVRPFMKKIQGGSPAITPTTPQPEGATIGVCLEDCPQSDENEFVPLLVALCVSVVETRGLQTQGIYRIPGNKAAVTHLTEMINKGPKAFDSSDPRWSDVNVISSMLKQFFQKLPDPLFTCDLYPLFIEASKIEDPNQRLMELRRLVQELPDHHYETLRFLMLHLSHIVSNSDSNKMDVRNLAIVFGPTLVRSGDDNMITMVTDMSHQCKIVETLIGQAAWFFNEDDGEEVIPPSLSPSVLQSSASDSLSPTLEPETPSSQALLLHNIQKVEGAKGDLKKDIVSSIISAANRKVHKVKYRKPVDDKPVDDIKYSDKEGGFEERDIDKEAELRKQRLLAKQIESMVELPDPKPMSERKISNMSLMSVHGHPSSMSSLTQSSERTSASEQGKHSLPEQDGRLFCVIKKDALSSSTPPPPW; from the exons ATGCTGGCTTGGCTCTCTACTCTGCAGAATAACTGTGCCATACAG GAAGGAGAGGCATGCAGCAAAACCCCCATGAACAATAACAACGTATCGCCGCAGACCAGCAACAAGGCAATGCGGAAACTGACCTCGTCACTGCGAACGCGCTCGCCCACCGGGCAGTCGCCGTCGACCAAGACCCGAAAGCCTAGCAGCGTCG AGAGCAATTCTTCGCCTAAGTCTAAAACTTGGAGAGGCAATCTTGTAAGACCCTTCATGAAAAAGATCCAGGGTGGCTCCCCTGctatcacccccaccaccccccaaccAGAGGGTGCAACAATAGGTGTATGCTTAGAGGATTGCCCACAA TCTGATGAAAATGAATTTGTTCCACTATTGGTGGCCCTCTGTGTCAGTGTTGTGGAGACCAGAGGTTTACAAACTCAGGGCATCTATCGTATCCCAGGAAATAAAGCAGCAGTAACACATTTAACTGAGATGATCAACAAGGGACCCAAAGCTTTTGATTCTAGTGACCCAAG ATGGTCTGATGTGAATGTGATCTCCAGTATGTTAAAGCAGTTTTTCCAGAAGTTACCAGACCCGCTTTTTACCTGTGATCTTTATCCACTATTCATTGAAGCCAGTAAAATAGAGGATCCAAATCAGAGGTTAATGGAGCTCAGGAGATTG GTACAAGAATTACCTGACCATCACTATGAGACACTAAGATTCCTTATGCTTCACTTAAGTCATATTGTTAGCAACAGTGATTCTAACAAAATGGATGTCCGGAATTTGGCCATTGTATTTGGACCAACACTAGTTCGCTCAGGGGACGATAACATGATCACCATGGTTACAGACATGTCACATCAATGCAAAATTGTTGAGACATTGATAGGCCAA GCAGCTTGGTTttttaatgaagatgatggagaagaagtaATTCCACCATCTCTAAGCCCATCTGTTTTACAAAGTTCTGCAAGTGATTCATTATCACCTACCCTGGAACCTGAAACACCATCTAGCCAAGCACTACTACTTCACAACATTCAGAAAGTTGAAG GTGCAAAGGGAGACTTAAAGAAGGATATTGTTTCTTCCATCATTTCAGCAGCAAATAGGAAAGTTCACAAAGTGAAATACAGAAAGCCAGTTGATGACAAGCCAGTAGATGATATTAAATATAGTGATAAGGAAGGAGGTTTTGAAGAAAGAGATATTGATAAGGAAGCAGAATTAAGAAAGCAAAGATTATTAGCTAAACAGATTGAAAGTATGGTTGAACTGCCAGATCCAAAACCAATGAGTGAACGTAAGATCTCAAATATGAGCTTAATGAGTGTTCATGGTCATCCTTCTAGTATGTCTAGTTTAACACAGAGTAGCGAAAGGACTAGTGCCAGTGAACAGGGAAAGCACAGTTTACCTGAACAGGATGGCCGTCTGTTTTGTGTTATCAAGAAAGATGCGCTATCTTCTAGCACACCACCACCCCCCTGGTAG